The window AGTGCTGAAGCCGGTCACCGACCTGCTCGACGCCGTGCTCAAGGCCGACAACGGCCAACTGCCCGCCGCCGACGCGGCCAAGCTCGCCGACGCGGTGAAGGAGGCCATCGCCAAGGTCACCGCGGCGGCCCCGGCCGCTCCCGTGGTCCCGCCGGTGAAGACGCCGGCCGAGCCGGCCGTCCCCTCGGCCCCCGCCGTTCCGAACGCCCCCGCCCTTCCGAACGCGCCCGCCGTGCCGGGCCTGCCGGTCGCTCCGCCCGCGGTCCTGCCGGCGCTTCCCGCCGCCCCCGGGCTCCCGATGCCGGAAGCCGCCGACCGCGTGGCCGCGCAGGTCCCGCTCGACCTCAAGGCCGACGCGCTCAAGGCCCTCCAGAGCGCGGTCGATTCCCTCGTCAAGGCGGCCACCAGCGGTGATGTCGCCGCCGTGGGAGCGGCCGCGACGGCGGTCGTGACGGGGCTCGTCAACTTCGTCGCCACCGTGGTGCTGGGCGGCGGCCTGCCCGCACCGAGCCTGCCGGGTCTGCCCGCGCTGCCCAAGCTGCCCGCGGGCGCGCTTCCGCTGCCGTCCTGAGCGGCGCCACGACCGCTGCCCTCCCGGAGCCGGGAGCGGTGGCTGAGGCGAAGCAGTCGCCGTCCCGCCCGTCGGGCCGGCCCGTCCCCCGGGCCGGCCCGACGGCTGTTTTCACGTCTTTTGCACAATCTTTCAGGGATGTCATATGAGGGATCCCATTTGACGATGAGACACCCCCTTCAATCGGGTGGGTTCCAGGAATTTTCGGCGTACGGGGTTTCCGTCCCGAGCGGGGATCGTTGGGCAGGAAGCAGTGCGAGAGCAGGCACGCACGAGGTCTGAGCACTGAGAATTCCCTCTGGTGACGCGAGTCACCGAAGAAAGGAACACGATGAAGTCCCTGAAGGCCGCCGCTGTCGTTGCCGGGTCCCTGGTCATCGCTGGTGTCGCCGCGCCCGCCTTTGCCGCCGACCTCACGCCCACGAGCCTCAACGGCGGTCTCGAGTCGGCCCTCGGCGCGCTCACCAACGAGCCGGTGGACGCCATGCCCCTGCAGTCGCAGTCGAGGGCCCTCGACACCGAGAACGAGGACTCCGTGCTCAGCACCGTCAAGGGCGCGACGGAGACCCTGAACGCGGCGGGCGGGCCCACGGGTCTCCTGGGTGGACTTCCTCTGCAGAAGTGACTTCGGAAGAGGCGAAGGGCCGGTCACGCATCACGCGGACCGGCCCTTCGTGTTGTTCTCCGGCTATTCGCCGTGTTCCGAATGATCTTCCCGTCCGTTCGACACCGTCCCTCGTTCGTGTGGAGACCCGGACGGAAATCCCCCGGGCGGGTGAGAAAGGGAGCGGACGCATTCCGGCACGTCGATACGGTTCCGCGGTGACCTCAACCTCAAGCGAAACGCGTCCCTTTAACGCCGCGGACCTCGGCACCCTCGTCGTCATGGCGTGGAGCGGCGAACACCCCGACGGAGACATGCCCTTCCTGCTCGCCTACTCCCTCGGTGACGGCAAGGGCGGCCCCGAGGGCTCCGCGGCCGCCGTCGAGCAGCTGCTGACCCGCAACGGCCTGCCCATCGGCGACGAGATCGTCGACGGCACCCGGCAGCCGAGCTTCCCCGTCGTCCTCCTCGTCGAGGCCGGGCAGGCCGTCGTCACCATGGCGCACCTCAACGCCCAGTGCACCGCACCGCCGGAGTGGCTCGCCGCTGTCGGTGAACGCGGTTACGCCTATCTCCTGTTCACCACCCGCCCGTGGCCCGAGGCCGAGCCGGGCAAGCCCGTCGCGCCGGAGGCCCTGGCCGCCTTCGCCGGTGACGAGGAGACCCTGAACAACGCGGCGCACGCCCTCGTTCCGGCCCGCAGCCTGCGCGGCTGACGATGCGCACCGCGGGTGCCGGCCGGGCGTTCGCCCTTCTGCTGGTGATCACGGGCGCGGCCGGACTGCTGGCCTCCTGGGTCATCACCATCGACAAGTTCAAGCTGCTGGAGGACCCGGACTTCACGCCGGGCTGCAGCCTGAACCCGGTCGTCTCCTGCGGCAACATCATGAAGAGCGACCAGGCCTCCGTGTTCGGGTTCCCCAACCCGATGCTCGGTCTGGTCGCGTACGCCATCGTGATCTGCGTCGGCATGAGCCTGCTCGCCGGTGCGGTGTTCCCGCGCTGGTACTGGCTGACCTTGAACGCGGGCACGCTGTTCGGCGTCGGATTCGTGACCTGGCTCCAGTACGAGTCGCTGTACCGGATCAACTCGCTGTGCCTGTGGTGCTGTCTGGCGTGGATCGCCACCGTCGTCATGTTCTGGTATGTGACGTCGTTCAACGTACGAAATGAATTCCTGCCCGCGTCACCTCGGTTGCGGATCTTCCTCGCCGAATTCACCTGGGTGCTGCCGGTCTTGCACCTGGGGGTGATCGGCATGCTCGTGTTGACGCGTTGGTGGGACTTCTGGACGAGCTGAAGATTGCATCCACCGGGGGAATTTTGATCTGATCCTGTTCGCCGGGTCGTTACCCGTTTCGGACGCACCCCCCGAATCCCGAAAGGCCCGTGCCTGAGATGAAGTCCACCACCCGAGGAACTCTTGCCGCCGTCGTCACCTGCGTGGCGGCCGCCGTCGCGACGCCCGCCGTCGCGGCCGACGGGGTCCCGGTCGCCGTACCGCTGGAAGGCGTGGAGAACTCCCTGAACATGGAGATGCCCAGGATCGGTGGGACCGTGCCGCTGCTCATGCCGGGCAGCCCCGACGGGCCGCGGTACGTCGAAGGCCGGCTGCTGCCGGACCGGGCCGTCCCGCAACTGCCGGTCAGCGGCCAACTGCCCTCGCTCGATCTGCGTACGCCGCTGCCGCGGGTGCTCGGGGACACCTTCGACCACCTCGCCGCCAGCACCCCCACCTCCGATCTGCGGGCCCTGACGCCCGGTGCCTCGCTCGACGCGCCGCTGAGCGCGCCGCGCCCGGACAAGCTCGGCCTCCCGGACCCGAAGCTGCCCGAGGTCGGCATCCTGGCTCCGATCCTTCAGGCGGCACCGGGGGCGAACCTGGGCCTCGCGCCCGGGCTGTAGGCGACGCGAAGCCCGTACGGAACGTGATGGAGGGGGTGGAGGAGTGCGGGTGAGAGGGGCTGAGGGCACGCGGCGGGACATCCTGAGAGGGGTGCTCGCCGCGGCCGTGACGGCGGCTCTGGCTCCGCTCGTCGCGGCATCGAGGCCGTCACGTGCGGAGCCGTACGTCCCCGGCGGGCCGGCCGGTGGCCCGCCCGAGGAGGCGGCCGAGTTCGAGGTGGAGTTCGCCGCCGGGTTCGACGAGATGTACCGCGGGCGCCGCATCCGCGGGTTCAAGGACGAGGCGGGCGGCGTGCACACGGCCGGGGCCGTGCGTGCGGCGCAGGCCGGGCCGTGGCGGGTCACGGTGGACGAGCGGCCGCTGCACCTCATGCGGCGGGCCGACGGCGGCTATCTGACGATGGTCGACCACTACCAGTCGTACCCGACACCGCTGGCCGCCGCCCGCGCGGCCGTGGACGAACTGGGTGGCACACTGCGGCTGCGCGAGCCCGCCGCGGAGGTGGAGCGGGGGGAGGAGCACGGGCATGGCGTACACGCGTAAGAACGTGAGCGCGCTGACGCGTACGGAGAAGCGCAGGCTCGTCGGAGCGTTCCTGGAGATCAAACGCACCGGTGAGTACGACGAGTTCGTCCGCATGCACATCGACCACTACGTGTCGGACGGGGAGGGCGGGCTGCGGGCGGCCCACATGGCGCCCTCCTTCCTGCCCTGGCACCGGCGATTCCTGCTCGACCTGGAGCGGGCACTGCGCCGGGTGGACGCCGGGGTGTCCGTGCCGTACTGGGACTGGACGAAGGACCGCACACCCGCCGCCTCCCTGTGGCAGGAGGACCTCCTCGGGGGCAACGGGCGGCGGTCCGACCGGCAGGTGACGACCGGGCCGTTCGCCCGCCGGCACAAGAAGTGGGTCGTCAAGGAGTCGATGACCGACGGCGACTACCTCATGCGTGACCTCGGCCGGCCTCACGACCCGCTCCCCCTGCCCACCGCCGCCGAACTCGCCCGGGCCCTCAACGACCCCGTGTACGACGTGGCGCCCTGGGACTCCACGTCGGGCCGGGGCTTTCGCAACAGGCTCGAAGGGTGGGGGACCGGACGGGGCAACGACGCCTGGCGCAACCACAACCGGGTCCACCGCTGGGTTGGCGGACACATGCTCGGCGGAGCCTCGGTCAACGACCCCGTCTTCTGGCTGCACCACTCGTTCGTCGACCTGCTCTGGACGCGCTGGCAGAAGCGGCACCAGGGCGCACGGTATCTGCCCAAGTCGCCGCCCGAGCTGGGCGACCTGCAGCACGGACGGATCGTGGCGCGGCACGAGGAGATGCCGCCCTGGGGCGTGACGCCGGACGAGATGGAGGACCACAGCCGGATCTACCGGTACGTGTGAGGCGCCGGCGTGGGAGATGGTCCGGGACACGTGAAGGCCCCCGGCGGTGTTCTGTCGCCGGGGGCCTTCACGTTGGTGCGATGGCTCAGCGGCCGTAGCCCTTGGGGCCGTCGTCGAGGTTCGCGCACTTGTTGCCGAACGCCGGGTTCAGCAGGCCGATGACGTTCACGGTGTTGCCGCAGACGTTGACCGGCACGTGGACCGGGACCTGGATGACGTTGCCCGACAGGACGCCGGGCGAGCCGATGGCCTTGCCCGCGGCGTCCGCGTCGGCCATGGCCAGACCGGCGCCACTGATGACAGCGGCACTGGTGCCGAGCGCGACACCGGCTGCCTTCGCGATGCGAGACATCACGTTCTCTCCTTCGAATCGGTGAGCGCGGCAGCATGAACGCAACCGCACTGCCCTTTCAACGCTGAGGCTCACGGCGGGTAACGGTGCTCGGCGGTGCATCATCCACCAACTTGCTTCATATGGGGCGATAAGTCATATGAGGTGAAGGGCTCTTCGGTCGACGGACAGAGAACCGGATACGGAGAGTGTCCGGCCGGGACGGGAAAACCGGATGAGACCCGGCGCCCCTCCGAATAGCATCCCCGCGGTGTTCGTACGAGGCGGGCACCTGCCCAGGAGGAAGGGATGCCCCCATGACCGGTACGGCTCGTACGGAGGCCGCATCCGCCCGCGACGGGGAGGAGGCGATCTTGCGGACCTTCGTGCGCGACGGCCGGCTGACGCGGCTGCCCGCCCGGTGGAACCGCAAGCTGATCGTTCTGCGGCACATCGCCGAGGAGACGTTCCGGCCGGGTGCCGACTACCGCGAGCCCGAGGTGAACGAGAAGCTGCGCGGCTGGTGCGAGGGCGGAGAGACCGACCATGTGACGCTGCGGCGCAGTCTGGTGGACCACCATCACCTGCGCCGCAGCGACGGGGTGTACCGGAGGGCGGACGAGGCCGCCTGAGCCGACAGGCGGCCCGGGGCGCGGGGGACCCGCAGGGTGGGACGGGCGCTTCTCCCCGACTGCCCTCAGAGGCAGGGGCAGGGGCAGGGGCTGAGCGGCGAGTTGCCGGACCGTGTCACGGGCGGGTGCAGCGGCCCGTCGCGGCGGCGGCCGGGGGGCGGCACTGGAAGCCGTAGTCGTCGGCGCTCGTGCTCAGGTATCGGCCGGTGCAGCTGGTCGGCGTGGTCCTGCCGCGGCTGTCGCAGAAGGTCAGGGCGGCGCGGCCGTCGGTGAAGGGGCCCGGGGCGTAGACGACCCAGTAACCGGGGCGGAGGGACGCGTAGTCGTCGCTGCGGAGGTAGACCGCCTCGGGGACGGTCTCCCGGACAACGGCGAGCCGTTGGTCCCGGACAGCGGTGCCGGAGGCGACCGGTTCGGAGAAGAGCTGGGCGATCCAGCCCTGGGCGGCGGAGCCCTGCGACTGCGACGGGGTGGCTGGCGTGGACGGCGTCGGCGCGTCCGCGGGCACCGGTGTCCGCTTCTCGGACCGCGAGGGCGAGGCGGCGGACTTCGACGCGCCGCTTCCCTTGGCGGCGCTGTGCTTGGCGCCCGGATCACGCAGGTTGAGGTACAGGGTGGTCGCGGCCGCCGCGAGGGCGACGACGGTGACAGCGGCAGCGGCGACGAGCGCGACACGCCCGCCGCGTCCGGGTGGGCGGTGACTTTGGACGGGCACCGTGAGTGCGCCGACCGGCTCGGCGGGCAAGGAACCGCCCGACCCGGACGGTACGTCGAGGACGCGCGTCGGAGCCGTCGGAGGGGGCGGCAGCGTGGCGGTCGCCGTCGGCGCCGACCACTCCGGCGCCGTACCCGACTCGACCTGGGCCAGCATCGCGTCCAGCCGGGCCGCGTCGGGACGAGCCGCCGGATCGCGCACGAGCAGGGCCTCGAGTACGGGCGACAGCGGGCCGGAGCGCACCGGCGGGGGCACGGCCTCGTCGAGCACGGCGGCCAGCGTGGTCAGGGCCGTCCCGCGGCGCAGCGGACTGACGCCCTCCACGCACACGTACAGGACGAGACCCAGGGACCAGAGGTCGGACGCCGGATCGTCGTTGTTGCCGCGGATCCTCTCGGGGGCGATGTACTCGGGGGAGCCGATGAGTTCGCCGGTGGCCGTCAGCGCGGTCGAACCCTGGAGCGCCGCGATGCCGAAGTCGGTGAGCACGGCGGAGCCGTCGGCGCGCAGCAAAATGTTGGCGGGTTTGACGTCCCGGTGCTGGACTCCGGACGCGTCGGCGGCGCGCAGCGCGGCGAGCACCTGCCGGCCCAGGCGAGCGGCCTCCGTGGGGGGCAGCGGACCGGCGTCGAGCCGCTCCTGGAGCGAGACGCCTTCCACGAGTTCCATCACGAGCCACGGGTGCGGGTCGTCGTCGACGATGTGATGGATCATCACCACGTTCGGGTGGCTGACCCGGGCGAGCGCCCGCGCCTCGCGCAGGACCCGCTCACGGACGGCTTCGGAGGCTGCCGCGTCGTGCCGTACGGCCTTGAGGGCGACCTCCCGGTGCAGCACGCCGTCGCGCGCCCGCCACACCGTCCCCATGCCTCCGCTCCCGAGCCGTCCGATCAGCTCGAACCGCCCGTCGACCACGTCCCCCACTGCGCTCATGGCCACAGGCTAGTGGCGTCGTCCGGCCCTAAGGACGCCGGGCCCGTGCGTCCGAAGCGCCGCTCCGGTGCGACCGGCACGCCCGGTGCGGAAAAGGTGCCCGCCCTCGGGCAGGCGACGGCCACCGGGTTCATTCCGCGTGGCCGGCCCGTCGGCGCGGCCTGCTCGGGGCAGCAAAAAAGCCCTCCCGGAGGGAGGGCGGGGAGAGGCGCCCCCGGCAGGACTCGAACCTGCGGCCAAGCGCTTAGAAGGCGCCTGCTCTATCCACTGAGCTACGGGGGCCGGGTGTGGTGGCCTGTGGTGCTGGTGCCCGGATGTGGGCGGGGCTGTGCCGTGCCGGGGACAAGGATAGAGCTCCTGGGTCCCTTTGCCTGACGCTTCGCCTCCGTGGCTCGATGTGGAGGTTCAGTGAAGCGGTCCTGATAATCGCAGGCAGGTGCGAATCGTGCATCGCTTTTGGCGTCTCACGCCCCGGGTGTTGTGCACTCGTTATGCCTGCGCCCCAGTCGTCCCTTCCGCCCCGTGTGTCCTATCGGCGCGCAGACATGCCCATATGCTTTAGAAACCCTCCAAAATTGGGCATTCTTCGCATGTGGTGACCTTGGACGTACGGCCCCAGCTGCTCGACGCACTCTCCGCCCTGCGCGACCGTGTCGCCGCCGCACGCTTCCCGCTGCCCCTGGCGGGGGCTCCACGCGCGCGTGCCAACCGCGACGAACTGCTCGCGCAACTCGACGACTATCTCGTGCCCCGCTTGAGGGAACCCGAAGCACCCCTGCTCGCCGTGATCGGAGGATCGACCGGAGCCGGCAAGTCGACGCTGGTCAACTCCCTTGTGGGGCGGCGGGTCAGCGAGGCCGGGGTGCTTCGGCCCACGACACGTACGCCGGTGCTCGTCTGCCATCCCGAGGACCATCACTGGTTCAGCGGGATGCGCGTACTGCCCGACCTCACACGCGTGTGGGTGCCCCAGCTGGAGGCCGGTGACGATCCGCTGCTGCCGGGCGAGGACGACACGCGCGTGCTGCGGATCGAGACGGCCGACACCCTCCCGCGCGGGCTCGCGCTCCTCGACGCGCCCGATGTCGACTCCCTGGTGGCCGACAACCGGGTGCTCGCCGCCGAACTCATCTGCGCGGCCGACATCTGGGTCATGGTGACCACGGCGGCACGGTACGCCGACGCGGTGCCGTGGCATCTGCTGCGTACCGCCAAGGAGCACGACGCCACCCTCGTCACCGTGCTCGACCGGGTGCCTCACCAGGTGGTGTCCGAGGTCTCCCGCCAGTACGGCGCGCTGCTCGCCAAGGCGGGGCTCGGCGAGGTACCCCGCTTCACCGTGCCCGAACTGCCCGAATCCGCCTGGGGTGGGGGGCTGCTTCCGGCCACCGCAGTGGCGCCCCTGCGTGCCTGGCTCGCCCAGCAGGTGCAGGATCCGGGCGCCCGGCAACAGGCGATGGCACGCACGGCCTACGGGGTGCTCGACTCGCTGAAGTCGCGGATGCCCGAGCTCGCCAGCGCCTCCGCCGCCCAGTACGCCGCCGCGCTGCGGCTCACCGCGGCCGTCGACGGGGCGTACGACAGCGAGTACACGCGCCTGCGGGGCCGCCTGCAGGCCGGGGCCGTCCTCGCCGGGGGTGCGCTCAAGCGGTGGCGCAGCTACCCGCTGGACTGCACCGCCGGTGAACTGCTCGACGCGCTCGTCGAGAGCCTGGCCGCACTCCTGCTGTGCGCCGTCGCCGCGGCCGACGAGCGCATCGACGAGGCGTGGCGGCGCGAACCCGCCGCGTCGGCCCCGGGGCTGACGGACCGGGATCCGGTGCTGGAGAGCGCCGAGCACCGTATCGGGCTGGCCGTACGGCGCTGGCGGCGGATCCTCGAGGAGTACGCAGAGGAGGAGGTGCGCGCCCTGGAGAAGAGCGTCGCGCCGGATCCCGAGGTGGTGGCCGCACTGGTCGCCACCGCGCTCCTGGGCGGCCGGCGGGCGCGGTCCGCGGGCGAAGGGCTCGCCGAGCGGATCGGTGCCCACGGCGCGCTGCGGCTGCGCGACAAGGGCGGCCGGCTGCTCACCGACTACCTCGACAGGACGCTGCACGACGAACGGGAGCGGCGGCTCGCCCCGCTCGACGCACTCGACGTACATCCGGAACCCCAGGCCGAACTCATCGCCGCGCTGTCCGTACTGCAGAAGGAGAGGTGACCGCGGTGACCGCCGTCACGGACCACACGGATCACGCCGACCAGCCGGGAGACGACGACGAGGGGCGGGAGGGCGAGGGGCGCCCGGAGGAAGGGCGTCCTGACCAGGAGCGCTCGGGCCAGGAGGGCTTGGGCCAGGAGGGCGTGCGTCGGGAACGCGTGAGCGACGAGCGCCGGGGTGAGAAGCGCCGGGACGGGAAGCGTTCGGGCCGTGGGCACGCGCGCGTGGAGGACGATTCCGTGACCGACCGGAGAAGCACCCGCAAGAAGGACCCCGACAGGAAGGCCGCCCGCAAGGAGAGTGGTGATGCGGGGGACATGCGCACGGGGGACCGTGACGACTCCGAGCGGGTCACTGACGCCGACGGTACGGACGACGCCGACACCGCTGAGCCGGCGGGCGCCTGGGACGACGGGCTGATCGCACGCCGTGTGACCGCCACGGCCGAGGGACAGACCAGGCCCGTACAGGAGACCGTCGTGGACAACAGACCGCCCGTGGTGACTCCCCTCGCGTACGACGGGCCGCTGCGGTCCCGCCTCGACGCCCTGCGCGAACTGGTGGGGCTCTCCCGCACGCGGCTCGACAGCCGGACCCTCGCAGAGGCGGGACAGGTTCTGGACGAGGCGGCGGCGCGGCGCAGACTCTCGGGACAGCACACCGTCGTCGCCATTGCCGGAGCCACCGGAAGCGGCAAGTCGCAGCTCTTCAACGCGCTCGCCGGAGTGGCCATCTCGGAGACCGGGGTACGCAGGCCGACCACCGCCGCCCCCATCGCCTGCAGTTGGAGCGACGGCGCGGCAGGCCTCATCGACCGGCTCGGCATTCCCGGGCGGCTGCGCCGTCGGCCCCTGCAGAGCGCGGAGGCCGAGGCGCAGTTGCGCGGGCTCGTCCTGGTGGACCTGCCCGACCACGACTCGGCGGCCGTCCAGCACCGCGAACACGTCGACCGGATCCTCGCCCTCGTGGACGCCGTCATCTGGGTCGTCGACCCGGAGAAGTACGCCGACGCGGTACTGCACGAGCGCTATCTGCGGCCCATGGCGGGACACGCGGAGGTCACCTTCGTGGTCCTCAACCAGATCGACCGGCTGCCCGGAGAAGCCGCCGACCAGGTCCTCGACGACCTGCGGCGGCTGCTCGACGAGGACGGGATCGCCCTCGGCGAGTACGGCGAGCCGGGCGCGACCGTCCTTGCGCTGTCCGCGCTGACCGGCGACGGCATCAGTGAACTGCGCGAGGTGCTCGGCCATTTCGTGGCCGAGCGGGGCGCCGCGTCCCGCCGGATCTCCGCCGACGTGGACGCGGCCGCGGTGCGCCTGTGGCCCGTCTACGCGAACCGGCGGACGGCAGGGCTCAGTGAGGAGGCGCGCGACGAGTTCGCCGACCGTCTCGCCGACGCGGTCGGTGCCACGGCGGCGGGTGAGGCGGCCGAACGCGCGTGGCGCCGCAACGCCAACCGCGCGTGCGGCACGCCCTGGCTACGGCTGTGGCGCTGGCACCAGGACCGGCGCGAACCACCGACCGGACGCCTCTCGGTACGGGCACAGGCCGACGAGGAGGCCACGGCGCGGCAGCGCGTCGAACAGGCGGTGCGCACGGTCGCCGAGCAGGCGGCCGGCGGACTGCCCGCGCCCTGGGCGCAGGCGGTGCGCGAGGCGGCCGTACGTGGGTCGCAGGGGCTGTCCGAGGCCCTGGACGAACTGGCGGTACGGGCCGGGACTCCCGTCGGGCGGCCGCCGCGGCCCGGATGGTGGCCGGTCGCCGTGCTCGCGCAGGCGGCCATGACCATCCTCCAAGTCGTCGGCGGGCTGTGGCTGCTGGGACAGGTCATCGGCTTCATGTCGCCGAACCTCGGCGTGCCCGTGCTGCTGATGGTCGTCGGCATCGTGGGTGGCCCGGGCGTCGAATGGGCCTGCAAACTGGCGGCGAGCGGACCCGCGCGAAGGTACGGCCTGGAGGCGGAACGCCGGTTGCGGGAGGCCGCCTCGGGGTGCGGCCGGGCCCGGGTGCTCGACCCCGTGGCGGCGGAGCTGCTGCGGTACCGGGAGGTGCGGGAGCAGTTTCTGCGGGTTACGGGGGTCGGGGTCTAGACGGGGCGAGCGAGGGCGGGGCGCCGGTCCGGCGTAGCGTTCCGGGGCGTTCCGGGGCGTTCCGGGGCGTTCCGGGGCGTTCCGGGGCGTTCCGGGGCGTTCCGGGGCGTTCCGGGGCGTTCCGGGGCGGCCTGGAGAGGCCGCGGGGCTGGGGCCGGGCTTGTGGCTGCCCGGGGCGGGCTGCGTCGGCCCCACGGGCCCACGGGCCCTGGTGGCCCTGGGCTGGTCCGGTTTGTGTCAGCCGGGGGCCGGGGGCCGGGGGCCGGGGGCCGCTGGACGGCGGGAGCGTCGGGGGCGGGTGACGGTAGGCGGAAGTCCCCGTTCGGGTGGCGGAGTTGTCCACAACCGGACGGTGGCCCACAGGGCTCAGCGGGCTCGGGCCGGCGGAGGCAGTCTGAGGGCGCGGCGATCACGACGTGGTCGCGACGCGGCCGGCGTGCGATGGCCGCGACAGACGCAGCCGTACGGGACGAGCCCGTGCGCGTGGGCAAGGGAGGGCTTCCGCGATGAACGAGACGATGGTGTGCGTGGTGGGGAACGTGGCTACGCAGCCGGTGTTCCGGGAGACGGCGGCAGGCACGTCGGCGAGGTTCCGGCTGGCGGTCACGCAGCGGTACTGGGACCGCGAGAAGAACACCTGGACGGACGGGCACACCAACTTCTTCACGGTATGGGCCAATCGGGCGCTCGCGGCGAACGTGCAGGCGTCCGTGTCGCTGGGCGAACCACTCGTGGTGCGCGGCAGGTTGAAGGTCCGCTCCGAACAGCGTGACGGGCAGTCGAGGGTGGGCGCGGACATCGAGGCCTCGGCGATCGGCCACGACCTGGCCCGCGGCACCACGGCGTTCCGCAGGACACACAGGAGCGATCCGGCATCGGACACGCCGAACCGGCCGGAACCCAGCTGGGAAACGGAGCCGGCGGTTCAGGCGGACGAGACAGCTCAGCGGCAGCAGGAACCGGCCTTGGTGACGTGAGCGCGGGCACCGGATCCGCGATCTGACCGAAGTGCGGCTTATCGGCGAGTGCGTTCCGAACGGTCCCTGGGGATTTGTCGATAAGCCCAGCTCGCGCCCGGTCCAGGCGATAACGATTCCGATTCGGATCACTGATCGGATGACATCACCGGGAAGGGAGATGCGCCCCGTCCTTAGGATGCCGGGCATAGCTCTCGGGGCTTCTGATTCTGCTGGTGGGACCGTAACCCCCCACGTCAACGGGTCCTGCTCGAAGGGGAATTCTGTGCTTTCTTCGTTCTCTGCGTCGTCCGTGCACGGGCGAGGTGCTGTCACCGTCCGGCTGGCCGCGGTGGCGCTCGTGACCGGCCTCGTCGCCGTGAGCGCCGTGACCGGGGCCGGTGCGGCCGTCGCGGACGAACTCCCCCAGAGCCAGGGCGGCGCGACCGCCACCATAGGCGGGCTGAAGACGGCCGGGACGGCCGTCATCCACGAGAACGGCGAGGACAAGCGGCTCTCCGCGGGGCTGTTCGAGATGTCCGTCGACAACGGCGGGACCCTGCAGACGTATTGCGTCGACATCCACAGCCCGACGCAGAAGGACGCCAAGTACCAGGAGACCTCCTGGAGCGGTACGTCGCTGCACGGGAACCCCGACGCGGGCCGGATCCGCTGGATCCTCCAGAACTCCTACCCGCAGGTCAACGACCTCGCCGCGCTGGCCGCGAAGGCGGGCGCGAGCGGCCTCACCGAGCAGGACGCGGCGGCCGGTACGCAGGTGGCGATCTGGCGGTACTCGG of the Streptomyces aurantiacus genome contains:
- a CDS encoding tyrosinase family oxidase copper chaperone, with protein sequence MRGAEGTRRDILRGVLAAAVTAALAPLVAASRPSRAEPYVPGGPAGGPPEEAAEFEVEFAAGFDEMYRGRRIRGFKDEAGGVHTAGAVRAAQAGPWRVTVDERPLHLMRRADGGYLTMVDHYQSYPTPLAAARAAVDELGGTLRLREPAAEVERGEEHGHGVHA
- a CDS encoding chaplin, with the protein product MSRIAKAAGVALGTSAAVISGAGLAMADADAAGKAIGSPGVLSGNVIQVPVHVPVNVCGNTVNVIGLLNPAFGNKCANLDDGPKGYGR
- a CDS encoding dynamin family protein, which gives rise to MVTLDVRPQLLDALSALRDRVAAARFPLPLAGAPRARANRDELLAQLDDYLVPRLREPEAPLLAVIGGSTGAGKSTLVNSLVGRRVSEAGVLRPTTRTPVLVCHPEDHHWFSGMRVLPDLTRVWVPQLEAGDDPLLPGEDDTRVLRIETADTLPRGLALLDAPDVDSLVADNRVLAAELICAADIWVMVTTAARYADAVPWHLLRTAKEHDATLVTVLDRVPHQVVSEVSRQYGALLAKAGLGEVPRFTVPELPESAWGGGLLPATAVAPLRAWLAQQVQDPGARQQAMARTAYGVLDSLKSRMPELASASAAQYAAALRLTAAVDGAYDSEYTRLRGRLQAGAVLAGGALKRWRSYPLDCTAGELLDALVESLAALLLCAVAAADERIDEAWRREPAASAPGLTDRDPVLESAEHRIGLAVRRWRRILEEYAEEEVRALEKSVAPDPEVVAALVATALLGGRRARSAGEGLAERIGAHGALRLRDKGGRLLTDYLDRTLHDERERRLAPLDALDVHPEPQAELIAALSVLQKER
- a CDS encoding tyrosinase family protein, which encodes MAYTRKNVSALTRTEKRRLVGAFLEIKRTGEYDEFVRMHIDHYVSDGEGGLRAAHMAPSFLPWHRRFLLDLERALRRVDAGVSVPYWDWTKDRTPAASLWQEDLLGGNGRRSDRQVTTGPFARRHKKWVVKESMTDGDYLMRDLGRPHDPLPLPTAAELARALNDPVYDVAPWDSTSGRGFRNRLEGWGTGRGNDAWRNHNRVHRWVGGHMLGGASVNDPVFWLHHSFVDLLWTRWQKRHQGARYLPKSPPELGDLQHGRIVARHEEMPPWGVTPDEMEDHSRIYRYV
- a CDS encoding serine/threonine-protein kinase produces the protein MSAVGDVVDGRFELIGRLGSGGMGTVWRARDGVLHREVALKAVRHDAAASEAVRERVLREARALARVSHPNVVMIHHIVDDDPHPWLVMELVEGVSLQERLDAGPLPPTEAARLGRQVLAALRAADASGVQHRDVKPANILLRADGSAVLTDFGIAALQGSTALTATGELIGSPEYIAPERIRGNNDDPASDLWSLGLVLYVCVEGVSPLRRGTALTTLAAVLDEAVPPPVRSGPLSPVLEALLVRDPAARPDAARLDAMLAQVESGTAPEWSAPTATATLPPPPTAPTRVLDVPSGSGGSLPAEPVGALTVPVQSHRPPGRGGRVALVAAAAVTVVALAAAATTLYLNLRDPGAKHSAAKGSGASKSAASPSRSEKRTPVPADAPTPSTPATPSQSQGSAAQGWIAQLFSEPVASGTAVRDQRLAVVRETVPEAVYLRSDDYASLRPGYWVVYAPGPFTDGRAALTFCDSRGRTTPTSCTGRYLSTSADDYGFQCRPPAAAATGRCTRP
- a CDS encoding vitamin K epoxide reductase family protein, translating into MRTAGAGRAFALLLVITGAAGLLASWVITIDKFKLLEDPDFTPGCSLNPVVSCGNIMKSDQASVFGFPNPMLGLVAYAIVICVGMSLLAGAVFPRWYWLTLNAGTLFGVGFVTWLQYESLYRINSLCLWCCLAWIATVVMFWYVTSFNVRNEFLPASPRLRIFLAEFTWVLPVLHLGVIGMLVLTRWWDFWTS
- a CDS encoding DUF5949 family protein, with the protein product MTSTSSETRPFNAADLGTLVVMAWSGEHPDGDMPFLLAYSLGDGKGGPEGSAAAVEQLLTRNGLPIGDEIVDGTRQPSFPVVLLVEAGQAVVTMAHLNAQCTAPPEWLAAVGERGYAYLLFTTRPWPEAEPGKPVAPEALAAFAGDEETLNNAAHALVPARSLRG